The following is a genomic window from Nymphaea colorata isolate Beijing-Zhang1983 chromosome 3, ASM883128v2, whole genome shotgun sequence.
TGATGTGTTTGCAGTTTTTGTATTAGATATGCTTCACAATGGATCAACCAATTCCAATTTAATCATCACTGCAATGTGACTATTCCATTTCCTTTGGCTTCTCATATGCTGTGGCTAGTTAAAGCTCCTGCATGTCTGTCCCTTTTGCTATTCTGAGATGAGAAAAACactgaaatttgctgctcttcATTTGGTGCAGGAACCAAAGCTCATTTTTACCGATTAAACACTGGAATTTTTGTATCTttgagaataaaagaaaaatttaagtCGTATCAAGTTGATCTGTTGTTAACTTGGCCAGATTTGGCACAAGTGGAAGcagaacatttttttctttttcaaatagaGCTGTTTTCCCAgctaagaaaaaaacacatgCTTTGTTGTCATTAGAATTTTTCAGATCTATGATGCGTCAAATGACTTTACCATTTTACCGGAGGAATCTGAACTTCCGAGGAGCTTTAGTAGAAGGATAAATTcagtatgatttttttcttttgccatagTTTCTctttagagattcatttttcGGATAAGGatgaatttcaaaatgatcCGAAGTTATACGTAGGCTCTTTCAAACATTTCATATAAGATACGATGAGAATTTTCGAACTACTAGTTAGGGACTCGGAATCAAACAGGACGGTTGGGGAAAAGATGCTGAAGGTGTtgaatttttctattttctagcATGTCCTGGCAAAAACAATGCGGACTCGTGGACTGTTCCCAGGTTAGGATCTTTCCATGATTGCTGAGTAAAGGGAAGGCACCAATCATGTGTTTTGTGTAAAGCaagtctttaatttttcttgcaCACACTTGACTAACTGATCTCTTATCTGTCACAGAATCCCCATTTTCCGTTGTTCTTTATTGTACCACTAGAAAATTGATGACTTTCTGCGAATATGAGATGTGACCAGGACAtagttcttttttctattttctgccGTCTGCCTGTTGCCTACccgagaaaagaaagaagaaacttgTTTCTGCTTCGTTTTTAAGGGATATCAATGATTCCTGTCAGTTGACAGAAAAGGTGGTTCTCTATCGGTGTATCTTCTGCATACTGTGTACTTGTGTTGACACGAGCATGTACGGTTATTGCTTGGGCTATTTGCATCAGATATGCTGTGCTACCCTTGGATTCTTGCAGCTGCACCCATGAGAGATGCTGCGGCTAAAGATGGAATAAGGATGCAGTGCGGAAAAATCTACGGtggcgtttggatgacaatcTCACTTAACCCAGTTTTATGGAAACtttattttgtgaaaaccaagttttttagtGAGTTTTAAAAATCTTGTTTTTCTGTTTGGGTGACACACCCAAAACCTGGTCTTGAGAGTTAGGTTTGTCATTCCTTTTTACAAAACCATGTTTTATCAAAATTGATGACATCCAATCACTCCAAAAACTTGGGTTTGAaggcaaaaccaggttttaccTCCAAAACCTTGTTTTGGAGTGTCATCCAGACATCCCCATAGAAGATGGACACATGTATGTCTTAAGGCAAATGCGGGAATGCATAATTAACCTACATATTCTCAAATACATATGCTGAAGGTGAATGTAAGCACAACTAAAGAGGATCACCTTAGCTTTACGACGTTGGTCATGGATTCAAGCCTAATTCTGGTTTCTTGTAGGACCGATCTGTGTCATGCTTTTGCCTCGGTAAGGCTCTGGGATTCAAAGGCCTTCACCTCAAAAGTTACATTGTTAGGGAGGCGACTGCAGGTATAACAAATGAAACCAACGTGGCCAGGTCTCCCGATTCAAGAGTGGTTTATCTGCTATCGAGAgaaaaagaaggtaaaaaaaaaaaacgatatgTAGTTTACTGACAATAAGAATTGGAACTTGGAAGAGCAAATATTCAGTAAATAGCAGAGACATCTCATTTTGAACATAAACTTCCACAGTtgttggaataaaaaaaatatatagactTCAATCAAGTTGAAAGTCTCAGTCGAACCGTATCTTGAGCTCTGAGAATTTGTATGTAGAAGGCTCTGTTGGTGTGGGTAAGCATCAAGTTGATACAGGATCGCAGTAGATCTGTCAATTTACCTTGTGTTACTTGTTCTTACACGCTTGTTTCTCTCAGGGTAAACAATGTTCAGCCTTCGTAAATATTACTTCTGTTACCTGGAAGAAATGACTTCGCCAAAAGCACATCTGCACAATGGGCTTATTAAATCACATAAAGAACTTAAGAATTCCTTCTTAAGTAACAAATGTCGTCATCCAAAGTCTGGACTTTGGATACCAACATTCTGTAATTGTTGCTGCACATCACTGCACAAAATTGAAGGATGAATTGTTGCATTGTTTTATTTAGCATTTATATCAACATCATTGTCCACATTTATCCAATCTTCACATTAATGCTTTGGGAAgactttaatttgtttcttctgtCTCTCGTTCTGAAAAGATGTTGTGGCAGGAGTCATGTTGCCTGGAAATGCATGAAAGGGTGTCTGCAACTGACACAAGAGACCAGGTCTATCTGTCAATAGGATCAATGACGGGTAGCATCTATTGGATCTCTGCACTGTGAATTCATTGTAAAAGCTCGAACATTTCTATAAATGGGCTGTATATCTGAATAGATGAAGCTCTTCCAATGTGCGTGTGGGTTTTGGTTAGACATTATATTGCTGTTCTCATTAATTCATAAAATGAAATCCTGAGAAGACCATTCAAGAAAAGTTTCCTTGGCGCACTTCATCCACCAAGGTATTTGTCTTTCTCTTCAAAAATGAGGTAAACTCAAACTGTATGGGCATCAAAGTAGAAGTGCAATACGAGTTCAGCCAAAGATAATATCGATGTGGTGTTTGTAATTTCTGCCACAAGACCAGCTGCAAATTTTATTTCAGTGTCACCATAAACAGCTAATAGAATTTACATGCGCAGATACGTAGAGGTCAACAAATTAAGTGTGTTTATGGGAGACATGAAGTTGgtcaaataatcaattcaataCCAAGAGATTGTTCCACCCCGATCCAAACGCAAGTCTTGACCCTGCATCACTAGACATACGGCAGTGTTCTTAATATCGGTTAAGATAGTTGATTCATACCCAACAAATTAACCCAATTTTGCTTTGATGTGGTTTAAATTTTTGTAGTGACCCAGCTCAAAATTGATTCAAATATTTGCTTAGCAGATCTAACCTGCTCGGTTAGTATTCGTTATATTAAAGTATGGGATTTTACATTTGATCATAGTTCATCGAGTAAGCTTAACAGACACGTAGTGTACCATCTCAAGGTGAGGAACTGTATTAAATGTTTTGAGAATTGTTGGGGAGTTTTTATACTTGCACGCCATATTGCCAGTTTGATTGATTTATAGCCTTTCTAAGGTACGAATTCACGTTGGCTTCAGGCAATCCCCAAGATCAAACGTTTGAGTAAATTTTGAGCTTGGTTCTCATAATTGATGAGTCTCATATATGCAAACTCAAGAACTTTTTAAGGTTCAATTCTATGTCAAGTTGATGCATCTAGGATAGTTACGTCCAATTTAGCGTTCCTTTGCATTGACATATGGCGCATCACTAGATCTTGTGTGGTAAAGTGCTCCCAGGCCTTATCATCCTGATTATGAAGTAAGAAAACATTCATTTTCCTACTTGATGATATTTAAACTTGTTACCTACATGCTAACTCGTCTAGCTCGCCCTTTTCTCTCCCTCCACCTCTTGCATTTTGTTCCTGCtctgatttttgtttctttatgttatttgttcttgctttctttgctaatttttctctcttatgccacttttacctttttcttttaatattgtTGTTTGGTGACGCCTTGTCATTGTATTTTGTCTTGAACGAATTTCCATTTTgtaggctctctctctctctctctctctccctctctctctctctttggcctCGTCCTCTTTCTACGGCTGGGTGATGTTGCCGTTCTGTCTTTCCACTCTCTTTCACCCCcccttattttgttttttctgtacgttgttttgtatattttctcttttgcttttgtcttgcgGTTTGTTATTGTATCTAGGGGACCTCTGTCCCTAATTATTGTATGTAGGGGACTTcttgtttccaaattttgatatatattctcattttatcggctctctctctctctctctctcctctctctctctctctacatggGCCATGTCTGACTCTTCCACCGATGCAGGACTGCTTGACGGCATGCGAAGTCCGCAGTCCATATTCCAACTGAGCCTtaggtctctttctctctcctttatAGTCAGGCCCCGCCAGACCCGGGCTTGGCTTGTGCTGATTGGTAAAAAACAACAATTAATTGAGCACAGAGATTACACTTTGATGCTACTTTCTTCTTATTCCGAACTTCCTGACCACAAACCTATAAATATTAGTAGCCACTTTATAGGCAATAAAAAGGTGTCCATCTTCTGAGACTACAAGACAATTGAACACCTAGATGCTAGAACAAGACTTAAATATGTGAGTCTAGCTTTAGTCAGAGTTCCATTCCATTCTTCTCTCAATGTTAGCGGGGACTTTAAGCTTTGGATTTGAATAGAGCCAACGATGAATTGattgaaaggaaaggagaaaccACATTGTTCTTTACCTCCTATCAAAATTAATTTCCTCATGATCTCAGTTTCCAACATTGGGCATCTACATGGAAATATCATTCGCTTCAGTTGTGAGCTAGGAACAAGATTGTGCATCTTCTTGCTCAAGCTGCATAACACTTCTTTCATGGATATGTCCAGGCGTTCGGAACGGGTTCCGTGTTCATTCTCCATTTCGTTGGCAGAAACGATACCGGGGCTTTGGGGAAgtcaaaaaacaaacatgacaTATGGCTTCTTCCTCCAACTGCATGGAAAAGATTATTTCATACCATAGGACAGAATTCTCTAATACATCCAGCAAGTAAAAAAGCATAATGCAAGAGAAATTACACCATGAGTCGCATCTAGTTCACCATAATCCAACCGATGAACTTAGATGTTCTTGTTTTgttggataaaattttgaacatgaGTTTCACTTGGGACCATTGGAATTAAGAGAATGATCCTAACTCACATGGCTTCGAACCAGCTGCCTTTTagtaaaagaatcaaataacttttcttctGGTCATTGTTGGCCAAAGATATACTTATGCACATGTTTTTCCTCCACTCTTGACTACAAAGAATGAGCCAAAGTCACCAAACATGATCCACTTTTCTCGTTTCAAGTTTGGAAGCATTTCCCTAACTGATCATTGGCTTCGGCTATGTCTTTTGCCATCCCCATCTTTATCTGCATATCGGTCACATAGACTGAAGGAGGATTGGCCATTTTGTCTCTACTTTTGCCGTCCTGCAGACAATGTTGGAGCTTTGAAACGAAATTCCATCCGATCCGGGCCGTGCATAACATCCTGAAGGTTGCAACCCAAGCAATGCAGTCTCTGCAGATCTTCATAACTTGATTATGTCGGCCATTGCCAACAGTAGCAGCAAATCATTCTCTGTTCATTTGAAGAAAGTGCATATGATGCTGTCAGTTATGCATGATCTTTGGCTTCCACCTTTAGTTATATTAAAGCAGAGAAATCGATCCAGAGTTTTCTGAATGGAGCTGCAAGGAAGTCGTCAGAGGTGACCGAGGAAGGACGTCATCTCAGACCCCACAAGAGTTGGTGAAACAAGAAATGCATAATTGTAGGTAGAAACAGACGTAGGGACGGAGCATTATAATAAGTACCTGGTACATCTAAAAGCTATCTTTGACTACAGGCAGAACTTCCACAATTGCCAAGATCCACTTATATCTTTGAGCGTAAATAAAACAACAACATAGAAGACCTTAAGGGATAAGGTCTCTGTCTGGTGAGGAAGAGGACAAAGGCTCTAGCATTGTGGGGTATTAGTCAAAATTGCTGCACACAATTATGCTCCACTCGTCTGCCGGCCAAGAGAGAGAGTCACGTCAACTGCACCAAACAAATGCAAAGGCAAAACGAATTTGTCaaggaaaaatgactttctGCTTGCAGCAGATGATAATTGTCGTGAATAGTGTGACGATAGAACCAACTCCTATGCTGAGGTCAGGCTTTTGATTTGACAACCTCCATTGGCTTCCTAATAGTTTCTGTTCAAACCCCAAGAATGCTAAGAATTAAGATTGTCAATCACTTAAAAACTTCATTTTATAAGTTCTCAAATTCTTTACAATGCTACAGACTGGACTAAGCTTTTAGAGTTACAATCTAGCTTCGTTAAGGCACACTCATCTGCATGTGTGAGACCTTAAATCTAAATGTTAAACTGTGATCTCATACCAACTTGGCCCATTCTTACATTGACATCAAACTCTTGATATAATGGATTCCAACTCGCCATCTAAGAGTTTCTAAATGTTAAACTAGGATATGATACTACTGTAACAACTTGGTCCGGATTCCAACTCACCATCTACCACCAGTTTAAGCCTCAAAAGGATTAAAAACTAGAACGCTAATCACTTAACAACTTCCTTTATAAGtctcacaaaaaaattttacaattttagaTGTAAGACCAAACTTCGTAGGTGACATCTCCGTATGCTTGACTTAATTCGTGGAAGAGATGTTGGCTACCAATAACATGTAAAACGCGGGGCACGGCTGTCCTGTAGTGCGATAAACGATCACAAAAAGGAACTCATCTTGTTTCCTGTTCCGTTCAGTTTTTTTTACCCATCACTTGGTGGTACTGATAacatatattcaagaaaattaATCCTGAACAACTCCCAATCCTTCCATATCTACCTACCCAACCTATTAAATTACATCCAAAGGACGGAAATGAActgttcaagaaaaatataaaatttgctttTGCAGTTTTATTTATATCTAAAGTCTAAACTTGCTACCAGCTGTCTCAATTAGTCTCAGATAGCCGATATCGTTATGATTCAATGGTCACGCCcactttaattttgttttttttttttcaacaccTTTTATTCTTCGGCTCAATTTGATCTTAATTGCAACGAGAGTAGCGAAAATATAATCTCACTTCATAATGCCAGACATCGTGTTATCATAATGAACGAACAAGTTTTTAACCCATAATTCGTTACCTATAAACAGTTTCTTTTCTGTCCCATCGTAGCTTATTCATGACAATGTCTTTTAACGAATTTAAACCAATGACATGAAGTTTGAGCTGCCACAATAATTGGTAGTGAGGGGGAGACTCTCGTTGGCACCATTAACCTAACTATCTTGGACTTTCTTACCAAACAatactttcatatttttcattcatgatttgtttatgcatttttttatcaCCATGGAGCAGGTCAACAAAACTATGctaagaaagaaaggaaaaaataatggaaatgaGGCCTAAGAATCAGGAGTTTAGGAATGAAGACTAGAGGGTCATGGCGTTTGGTCAGAAGAACTCTTGCACTAATATCTTATTCTACAAACTTTGAAAGTATGCAAAAAAATGGACGTCGACCCACATTGAAGGTTGGTATGTTAATCTATAATATATGCATGTAACATTTGACGAGTCTAATGTGTGGTTACCGTTGTTTATGGTGGCGGTAGTGGCAGTGATAACATAGCATGTTTAGATTTCACTGATTTTGAACCTAAGATAAATACTCTGGACCAGTTAAGCTTATGAATATATCTTTAAGACTCACCATTactggtggcggtggtggttgTAATTTAGTTGCTGCCTAGTCCCCGCATACCTGAAAGGATAGGTGTAACAGTCCTTTAAGTTTAAGTTTTCGGTAAAAGTCGGGAATTTCCGGTGAAAGAAAGAATCATCCAATTGCCCGAGTCGGAATCAaagtttccttccttttctttgccTTCAGGGTCCAGAGTTACGACAGTACCAACTTCGACTTATATATAAAACCCACTCTACTATAGTGCAAAGAGCATAGCTTGGTTTTTAAACTGGAAAGCGCCTTGGATAACCCCAGGCCAttgaaaagttttgtttttgttctgaTATTTGGCCATATGAGAAGTGTTGCTTAGAAAAATGATTTTACatatttattcttatttatGTCAGTGGATAGATGAAATGAGAAGGCTATTAGCTCACGTTGTAGAGAAGGAGgcatcatttttttatatttcatttcttgttAAGCGAAGTATACAGAATCAAACAGATAAATATATAAGTTTAGAAGTTACAAGTTTTCAATATGTGCCATTGAACTTATTTtgagttataaaaaaaaaaaaaaaaaatcttgacgAAAAGCATATGGTATTGCTTCATAAATTGtagaaggtaaaaaaaaaaaaaaaaaaatgaaccacaTTCAAGATAAATTTTTCTTCCGACAGTCTCCACATTTCTCTCTTCACAGAATCATTGAAAACCCATCTCTTGTTCGTATGCTCCGTCTTCTATCAAACAAGGAAAAGTTCCTCTGTCTACGTGGCGAAGGGTCAATGGTCAAAGTCTGCGTCTACGTTCCAACGTGGCAACGCTTCATTGGGAAGCGTCACATGGTGGACGAAATGTCGATGGAGCCCTTGGGGGGAAGGTTGGTGGGGGCGGGCCCCACATGAAGATGCCCCCGCCAAAGCTGAATGGTTTAGGTGCGCCGGTGGGCCCACCACCACCACGGTGCaaatggaatggaatggaaCGCTGCTTCACCAGCGGGTCGCGGTTGGTGGACGGCGTAGGAACGATGCATCTGGTGGCGGGGCCCACAGTCCCCTCTCCGTTCGGTGGGGGCAggtctccttctctccctctggACTTCCACTTCCATAAATATGGAGCTCTCTACCGGCATGGAACCAGGAGCCAGTGcgcagaaagaagagaagaagaaaaaggaggaggaaatggCAACCAAGCAAGAGGAGCAGCAAACACAGGCGGGGCGCCACCAGGAGGTTGGCCACAAGAGTCTCTTGCAGAGTGATGCGCTCTACCAGGTGAAGATCCTTTCCCATCCCCATCTCCACCCTGTCGTTCATGAGCTCCCGTTCTTTCTTGGGTTCgatcttttcctttctttttgtaaatggttatgtgttttcttttgcaGTACATCTTGGAGACAAGCGTGTACCCAGGAGAGCATGAAGCCATGAAAGAGCTCCGTGAGATTACCGCCAATCACCCATGGTCAATTTCCTCCCGAATCTCCTTTCGTTCTGAGACTTATACTTTCATTGAAGACGTGGTTTTCCTTTTTGCGGGGTAGAGGAAATCTTATTTGGTTGTTTCATTACTCTAGGAACATTATGACGACGTCGGCGGATGAGGGGCAATTCCTAAGCATGCTGTTGAAGCTTATGAACGCCAAGAACACCATGGAGATCGGTGTTTACACCGGCTACTCTCTTCTCGCAACCGCACTCGCTCTCCCGGATGACGGCAAGGTCGCTCTTCTGTTTCCTTCTCTTCCtatgttttggattttttgttCGTCTGTCTTTTGAAATCTCTGAACCAGAtacctctcttctctttcctttggATGTTCACTAGTCCACATGTGGTCAATGATGTACttattttcctcttccttttcctgCCTTGGATTTTCTAATCTGGTTCAATTTGTAGAAAGAGTCGATTTCTATTTCCTAAACAATTTTCCGTGCGCTCCTTGGCTTTAGTTCATGCTTTTCTACCCTGTGCTAAATTGTGAAGAACGTTGCTACAGATTTTGGCCATGGACATCAACCGTGAGAATTACGAGCTTGGTTTGCCAGTCATTCAAAAGGCCGGCGTTGCACACAAGATCGATTTCCGCGAAGGCCCTGCGCTGCCGCTTCTCGATCAATTGATCGAAGATGTATGTTCACTGTCGACGAGCTCTTAACAGCCTTCTATTTCCACTTACTGAACTACAATTGGGTTCTGGATTTGAGATGTCATTTTTTGGTTAATCTTCAAACATTCCCCGCCTGGTCAAATTTAGGTTCCAGGCACTAATAAATACTAAAATGAATTGTTTGGAAAACTTTTgcgtaacaatatatatttcttgtaaCAACAAATAGTTTTCGTAGAAACATATGTTTCCTGTAACAATAAATACGTCTTATGACGGTATATATATTTAACAAACATATATCTTGTAATCTATTTAATAACAACATAAATGTTAACTAACTTTGAATATTAAATGAATATCTTGTAGTGGAGCGACACAGTCAAAGATTCGATAAGAAATAAGTTCACCTAAAAAGCAAGTTTTAATGTTTACATTGATGATGATACCAAAATTTAATTTAGGCtgttttggcattaaaaaatgaccAGATAAGACTGTAGTGTAAGCCAAGTAAGAGCCAGATATATCTTCCGGTTCACATCTCTCGAAAAAGCTGCACGCCTAAAAATTAACACCAAAGCATGACAATATAGGTATCAGTGGCATTCATCGTTTTCCGCTTAACGATAGAAACTTATTTTGTCGGTCTCATAACATCAAAATGCTTCCAAAACTGAGATTACCATCTATGACTAACACAAACTTAGGCCTTCTTTCCGATTTTAAATCATCAACTGCAATCTAAGCAACGGTGTTCCCCGCTTCTTAATTAGCCTCATCTCATCGAGCATGTTACTGTGGCTACTGCAGAAGAGCAACCATGGAACATATGATTTCATCTTCGTGGACGCGGACAAGGACAATTACCTCAATTACCACAAGAGGTTGATTGATTTGGTGAAGGTGGGAGGAGTAATTGGCTACGACAACACTCTGTGGAACGGATCAGTGGTGGCTCCTCCAGATGCGCCGATGAGGAAGTACGTGAGATATTACAGAGACTTTGTGTTGG
Proteins encoded in this region:
- the LOC116251514 gene encoding caffeoyl-CoA O-methyltransferase-like; translated protein: MELSTGMEPGASAQKEEKKKKEEEMATKQEEQQTQAGRHQEVGHKSLLQSDALYQYILETSVYPGEHEAMKELREITANHPWNIMTTSADEGQFLSMLLKLMNAKNTMEIGVYTGYSLLATALALPDDGKILAMDINRENYELGLPVIQKAGVAHKIDFREGPALPLLDQLIEDKSNHGTYDFIFVDADKDNYLNYHKRLIDLVKVGGVIGYDNTLWNGSVVAPPDAPMRKYVRYYRDFVLELNKALAADPRIEICQLPVGDGITLCRRVY